Sequence from the Helianthus annuus cultivar XRQ/B chromosome 13, HanXRQr2.0-SUNRISE, whole genome shotgun sequence genome:
gttcttgtctagagttcagcgtgtggtccatagcaacttttcgacccctcaggggcggGGCTTTGTTTtaagtagattagggttttctattcagaaagggatggcggcgcagtttgttgctcgtctacctgctattcttatgtaatttgccctgatgattggaatgaaataaaAATGCTAATTTCCAGTAATTCAGTAGAAATTCCTATTGTACCCAACTTAGTTGTTCCTAATAACAATTATACCCTATACAATTACAATAATAACCAAGCTGTTGGTAGGGTTGAGAAATAGTTGATTGTATGCAAGTCTTTCCTTTTTCATAGAGGACTGAGAGATTGCTACCAAGAAGACTCTCAATTATTGATAGGGTCAGAAAAAGTTGATGATTTACAGGGCTACACGTAGGATATGAATAGTGACCTCATGGCAAATATTATTATCTTCAGAGACTTAGTTATGGATGGTTAGAGAGAGCTACGGGCCAGGACCACATACAAAGAACCGAAGTAAGGGGAGAATCATCGTCTACTAGATGCGGCGATTCACCAAAACCGACATCAACTCGTTTTGAACGTGTTCCCTTACCAAATGAGATGTTTCTAGTTTGTCCTCTAAATGATCCTAATGTTATGCTGCCTCATGTTTTCTAAGCTAAGGATAACTTTCACCTCTTGGCTGGCATTATTTCCAACTTAAAAAATTCCCAACAAGAGTAGCAACTTGCAAACTATTTTCCTTCACCGATCCTATACTAATTGGGgtctaacctagttagtttttttCTGACATGACGACTTACGTGGCACAAATCCTTGTTATTTGCTAATATGGCTACTTATGTGGCATCATCACCAACTccaccgccacccaccaccaccactaccaccaccactacaactaCCACTACTACTACCACCACCTACCTACACAAAAATTGATCGGATAGAACCCTTGTAGCAGAAATTTGAAACCAAACACACAATCACAACAGAAATTTAGGGAGAGTTGAGAAATCTTGAAAGATTAGGAAGGCTAGGCACCATTTCAGCAAGTCAACGGTTGTCAACTGCACCTTCGATGGCACCGACGACAACTGTAGTGGTGATTATTTGCTGAAACAACGGTGAAGAGCAGCAGCTATGGTTTTCGTGATGGCAATGTTGGATTCCAACCATCTAAGCCAACTACGACGGCTAGAGGTTGAGCCACCACATCCGGCGGCTAGGGTTTTGAGCAAAGGGGTGTTTCCGGCGAAGAACCAGGGATGACGACTTAGGGGTTTTAGATCAAGAGGTCTCGGCTCCAAAGGGTTATATCCGACCGATTTTGGTGTgggtaggtggtggtggtggttctgGTGTGAATGCTAGTGGGTGGTGTTGGTGCTGGTGGTGGATGACGGTGGTGGTGATTAATAACAGTGGTGATGGTGGGGGTTGCTCATGGTattggtggtggaggtggtggtgattGTGCCACATAAGCAACCACATTAGTAAATAACAAGGTTTTGTGTCATATAACACATCACGTCAGCAAAAAAATCAACTGGGCCAGTTAGAAAATGAAAGGGTCGATAATGAAAAATGGTTTGCAAGTTGGTTTCTAGGGATGGGCtttttttcccaaatacccgtactcgtacccgtATCGGTACATGTACCTGTACCGATTTTAGGTATTCCGTACATGTATCGGTGGTacccagttttattgattttggtattcggtACTTTCGGTATTGGTATGGGTACGGGTACTGATACCGAATTTTATAAAGAcatttaaaagttttttttatattatctGTTTTATTTTGTATTATGGTATTTAAAGTACTCGTATTGATTTTACCTATATGGTGCTCGAATCGTATTGGTACTCGTACTATATTGGTACTCATGTTAATTTTACTAACTTAGTATCCATAAGAGTGctcaaaaactaaataaaaataagggatttttacatatttccccctccgaAGTCTACTTATTACGTATTTCCCCAAACCATAAAATTAGTTAGGGGAAACGGACTGTATCACCATCAACTATGCAAAATTGGCCAATATCACGCTCAACTTTCAAGTTGGCTCCCACAACCCTCTACTCGACAAGTTGTTGTCACTGTCACCCCTTCGTTAAAAaaagcactaactgagttagtattttaagcctatgtggcATTTAAATGATGACTTGGAAGCACACGTGGACAGAAACTTGACATATCATCTGTTTAACATCAATTCAACCATTTAACCCTAATTCCCAAACAAACTCATCTTCTCCTCCATCAAATTGGTGACGAAGATCAATTGCAGGTAGAGTCTTCAAGGTCGATTTTGCCGTTCTTGCCCTAATACCTCCTCCCCATAGCCGATCTTGCCCTAATTGCCCATTGAAACATTCAGTCAACATGTCGGCTTCTTCTACCTCTGCTCTAATTCGAAAACCTAAAGTCTTCAAGGTCGATTTGGATGGAAATGTGTACTGTCATCACGACGTTGTTGCTGTTCTTCGAGTAGCTGGTCTTAAAAGTGAAAGACATGGGGAAGAATTTTACGGCTATTCTCACTGGCCTGTAAGTTGAATTTGCATATCAATTTGGTGTTTAGGAGATATTCCATTGCAATTTCCTTATAGTTGTTGTGTTTTGTAGAGAGGGGATTGCAAATTCTTCCTCTGGAAAGAAGATGTTGATAAGATGTTCGTTGAACGTTCATACGGCACCTCAACTCAAGTGACGTTTAAAGACCTGAAGATAAAGAACCTTGAATTACACAATATGTTGTTAATAGAAGAGAACAGGAACTTGAAAGCAATGAGATTTGACACAAAGACGAAGTCGAAGAAACCATATGTGCTAACCTTTGTAATTGCAATTGCCATATTGTTGTATTTGTGGAATTAGTATTTATTGATAATGAACTGTTGTGGTATTTAGTGTTTGTAACCATTTGTGCCCACTTGTTATGAAATGAAGTGTTTTGTTACTATGACTCAACTGGACATCTAAGTTAATGTACATGTTGACCATACTTGCAAGTGACTGAAACTGCATATGAAGCCAGCCACTGTTTGAGCCAAAATTCACAAACTGTGTAAAGCAAAAGTGGCCAAAGTTTGACCAATTTTGCAGTCAAACTGTAACTAGGTGCAGAATTGGCCAAAGTTTGACCAATTTGCAGTCAAATTGTAAATAGGTGCATAATTGGCCAAAATATGAACCAAAGTGCAACTGCACTTGCAAGTGACTCAAACTGCATAACTAGGTGCAAAATTGGCCAAAGTTTGACCAATTTGCAGTCAAACTGTAAATAGGTGCATAATTGGCCAAAATATGAACCAAAGTGCAACTGCACTTGCAAGTGACTCAAACTACATAACAAGGTGCAAAATTGGCCAAAGTTTGACCAATTTGCAGTCAAACTGTAAATAGGTGCGTAATTTGCCAAAATATGAACCAAAGTGCAACTGCACTTGCAAGTGACTCAAACTGCATAACTAGGTGCAAAATTGGCCAAAGTTTGACCAATTTGCAGTCAAACTGTAACTAGGTGCATAGTTGGCCAAATATGAACCAAAGTGCAACTACACTTCCAAGTCCACTTGTAGAAACAGCAGACCAAACTGTAAGTTGAATCAAAATTGGCCAAAGTGCAGAATCACTAAACCAAACAACAGAATCACCAAACCAAATAGCAGAATCACCAAACCAAATAGCAGAATCACCAAACCAAACTGCAGACTGACCAAAACATACCAAACAGAAAGCATGGTCATCAATTTTTGAGTCAACCTATTAAAGTGAACACAATGACCATAATGGAATATGTACACCAATATGTGACTCAATCAACAACAAAAAAAGTCAAACAACACTAAAAAGTCAAACAACACAGAAAAAGTCAAACAACATCGCAAAGTCATAGATTGACTACTTAACTGGTCCCACATTACTAGAAGGTGTTTTTAGACAAAATATTAGAGTCATACATAACATTGCCTACTTAAATAAGTCATACATAACAATGCCACAAACACAAAAGATCACATATAACTTCAGCCTTGATCGGTCTTTCTCTTTCCCTTTTGACTTGACTTGTTGGTTCCCTTTTGAGTAGATTTCTGAGTTGCCTCTTGAGTGGACTGCTGGGTTGCCTCATGAGTGGACTGCTGGGTTGCCTCTTGAGTGGACTGCtttgttgcctttttagttgacTTCTTCTGTCTCTTTGGAGCAGAACCACCTGAGACACAAACTTTAAGCCATGTAAATAACTAAAGAATAAACTTAAACTTAATAACATTTACCTTCAGTTGTTTTCCCCTTCTCAgtgcactttcttttgttgtgaCCTATAGCCCCACAGTTACTACATTTCATTATAACCCCAACAGTCATTGTTTTCTCCTTCAACAACAGCCCACGCCACAGGATACATTTGGTCATTAGCATCCCTCCTAATAGCATTTAACAACATTCCTCCAAGGAAGGTCTTTAGAAAACACCCATCTAAGCACAACACCTTCCTGCATCCAGCTAGAAACCTTTTTTTAAGACCATCAAAACATACAAACAGTCTAAAGAATGCTTCACATGTGGCCTCTGGATCTAGATTAATGAAACCTGGTGGAGCAGTTTCCAACTTGAAAGTTGATGATGGATTTGCTTTCCTTAATGCATTCAGATATGAACCAATCTTACTGTAATGATCTCTCATTGATCCATGAAGCTTCTTATGTCCACTTTTCTTAGCCTTATAAGCCAACCACTtacttacaatcaccttgtactTTTGTCTGACAGCAGTTATGATTTCCTTTGCAGACCAGTGTGGTTTGGCCTTAAATAAAGGTAGGAACTCATCACCTATAAACTCAGCAGTTAGTTGCCTGTTCTTTATCATGTTTCTTTGGCAAGTGTGATGGTTTTTCACACTTTTAATCATGTAACACTCTTTCCCTGTGTGCATTGAACAAAATAGATAGAAAGGACACCCTGCTACACACTTGATTACTACACGACCTTCTTGTTTGCTATCACTCTTTGCTATGAAAAGATTCCTGCCATTAGACACAGCATATCTTCTAACTGCCTCCTTAAAGGAATCCCTTGAAGCAAACCTTGTCCCAACTTTCCAAACAAACTTCTTCCAGTTAGTTTGTGCACTTACACTAGAAGCAGTTTCCCTAAACTTTTTACCTcgaacatcatcttcttcactatcACCTGGTGTGGCAATATCACCATCTGATTCTTCATAACTACTGTATCCCTCTACATGTGCACAACCTGCATCATTAGATTCATGCAAATTACCTTCTTCTTCATTATGTTTGATACACTCTTCAAGTATCTTCTTTGTGGTTGCttcttcatccttggtagcctgTTTAATTGCATCTTGTGATTGTTTCCATTCAAAATCTTCTCTGTCTGAATCTAAGCCAACCAATTCTTCCAAAACCTCATCCTCATCAGAATAACAATCCTCATCATCATTACAACTTGACTCTTCATTGTAATCACTGTCTTTATTGTCTTCACTGTCCTATTCTAAATCAGCTTCTTTATCACTATGTTGACCAAAGACTTCTTCCTGTACAACCTCTTTTACTGATTCTTTCACAACCTCTTTAAGATTTGTTTCCGTATCTATATCAAATGCCCATGAAGCCTCGTGTACTGGTTCTTCAACAACCTGTTTAACACCTGATGTACTTCCAGATCTagggacttcaggagttgtaaaACATTTACCAGATGCCCTACCCACTTTCACGTGTACTACTTTTTTTCTGGGCTTGGGTACTAGTTTTTTGGGTTGGGCTTGTCGTTTAATGGGCTGGGAACTAGACTTAGGTTTAATGGGCTGGGTACTGGACTGGCAACTGGACTGGGCCTGTGGTTTACTAGGTTGGGAACAGTGGTGGGTCTTATGTTCAAACATAATTGGGCTATGTTGAACAAAGACTTCAATGAACGATTCACTCCAATTTTTAGCCTTCATTGCAAGTTCCAACACATCTTTATCACCACGAAACAGTTTAAAATCACCATTATCCGCATCCATCCCATACATATAAAAATCCCTATTTTCATACTCGTTGGTTTCCATTGCATAATCAACTAGCTCAAAGTATGCGATATGATCAAAATCCATTTGGATTAACTTACAATTACCATCAATATACTGAGGTTGATCAAAAGAGAAATCAAGATAACCACCGTACCAAAGCATAACATCTATACGCTCCATAAGTTAAATCAATGTGTAAAATCACAATGCAATCAACCCTAATATAAACCTTACCTCTTGGGAGTCTGAATTTTGCCTGCAATCGTCGATGATCAAGGAACTAGGGTTTGAACGCCAACATCGAAGTGAACTGGTGAACTGGGTTTTGATGAAATGCAAGGGGGTATTTATTGAGGCTCTGTCCACGTGTGCTTCCAAGTCATCATTTAAATgccacataggcttaaaatactaacccagttagtgtttttttaacgaaGGGGTGACAGTGACAACAACTTGTCGAGTAGAGGGTGGTGGGAGCCAACTTGAAAGTTGAGCGTGATATTGGCCAATTTTGcatagttgagggtgatacagtccatttccccaatcaattacatatttctccTTTTTGTTGAGAAATTACCCAATTACCCTCATATAACTCATCTGCTTGTTCATCTTCTTCCTCAGGTAGGTATGTTTCAAAAAATCTAATCTTAGTTTCTCTCTCTACCACTTTCTCTCCAGCCGATCTTCATGCTCATCACCGAATTCTTCCATTTTCTGCCCTAAATTCGCTGATTTGATCTTGTAATCTGGCCAAATGTTACCATCTAGTGGTGGGATTCTCCCACCACCTAACCCGTCTGATTCCCCTATGTCCTCTCCATCTGAACATTCAATTCCCCGTCGTATATCCACTAGGTCTTCTAGTGCGAACACATCTCAAAAAGATCACTGTGTTTCCCCTAATCCGTCAAATGGTCCATCGATTACCAGCAAGGAGATTCATAAACATGCTAAACATGATAAGGGAAGGCAAATGCTGGCAAATTTGAGTGTAAACGACATTGTAAAAGCTAATTCTCCCCTCGGTGTACAAGACAAGGGTGTCGTACAAGTCCAAAACTCGGAATCGTCTTTGTGCTTTACCCCTTCCAAATCGCCGTGTCTGGTTAATTCTGCCATGAATGAAGTGTCTACCCGTGGTAGAGCTATAAATCCAGAGCTGGGCTGCCTATTGCTGAcattattttcagaaaatgtggATGCTCGAACAATTGGAGAATTTCTTAATTTAGTGGATGCATATGACGATTTTACCACTTTGGTTAGATTTAtcattgaaatattgttttactAGAAAATACAGTAAGTTCACTTTTAACTTTTATCTTTTCTTGTTTCGCTTTATACTTTTCTAGAGTGTAGACTCTCAAGGCAAGTGCATAACACCATCTACATCAGAGAGGTAATATTACCATAACAACACTAATTAAAGAACTGAATTGCTTTGCATAACAAGTAGAAGAATTGGGGTGATACAAtctgggtaaatatgtaattgattttacatATTAGAACGAGGAAATATGTAATATTCATTTATTAGTTTATCAAGGGTAAAATAGTTTTAAATAAGAGTCATTTAAATGAAAAGgagaaatatgtaatatatataagttagggaggggaaatatgtaattgattttatggtttggggaaatatgtaataagaaGGCTTaagagggggaaatatgtaaaaatccctaaaaataaaATGGTACCAAAGCTGGTACTGTACCGAAATAGCCGTACCTGTACCGTACCAATATATTTGGTATGGTAGTTGATACCCGGTTTTGTTCAAATTCGGTatcggtattttcgataccggtaCGTGTATGGGTACGGATACTGTAGCAACGGTTTCAGTCCAAACTTTCTGGCATGCTTATTAGAACTTTAATACTCTTGTTATCTCTATTATATTTAGTATGCTTGTGAGAAAACAAATGACAATCTTTCATTTtgttttgtatactttgtgtttAATTTGAAATTCCACCAACAAAACAAAATTAATAAATATGTTTTTActtcatggatcctatttttttttttgcaaacgcAAGCTTGCAATtgcaaaataaataaagaaaactGAAGTGTTGAAGCAATGCTCATGTATAAAATTCATCACTAACTACCAATATGCTCAAACAAACCTCTATAAATGTCGTTTAATAAAACCCTTTTAACCATTGGGTCTTTAATTCCCACATTGAAGTGTGTTGAAACACCATCAAATTAGGGTGCCGGATGGAGAAAAACAAGTTCTATAGCACGTTAGAGGTTCAAAGAATGTACTTCCGAGACCCCCAACATGCTTTATATTTGTGATAACGTATTCTAACTTTGTAGTTTAAAAGTCGGGTGCATAAGGTATTGGGGGAAGATAAACGTAAATGAAAAACATGATGAAGACGGCCTCTTTTCACTAGCTTTTTGTATTTAGAAGTGACAAAATTATCGACGGCTGCTGGTATTTTACCGAGGTCGTCCCTATTTTACTGGTGGTACTCGTCTTTTACAGAGGGTCATCCCTATTTTATTGGTGGTACTCGTATTTTACCGGCGACGCAATATGTAGATTGTGTTGTTGGTCGCCACGTTAACAACGACTAGTTAAGtgctaatttttttaaataaactacCGTCGGCTACTCATGATTCACCGGCGGGTCAACCTTGTCGAAGCTATAGACGGTACAAATGTATTTTGTATTTAACAAAAAATAATTAAGCACTGCGTTGACCGGTGAGACATGTGGTAAGAGTGCTGCCACCACATCACCTGTGACAAACACAGTTGGAACATCATCGAAGGCGTTGGATGTTTACAACTACGGACGGTTAAGGACCAGTGAGAATAACgcattaggtttaatcaaggcggTTGACTTTATTACACGGGCCTGGCCTAACCGGCCGTGTTGGAAGTGGCACATTGTGGCAAGGAAAAGTTAAAGGGGACAAAACGAGggaaacaaaaaataaaaaattttcaaaatcctTGTATCGGGCCCGGTTTTAGGGCTGGGCAGCCCGGGCAGACGCCAAGGCCCAAAGGGTTTATTGGGCCCGACAAAATTTTAAGGCTAGATTTTTAAATGAGCACCGTTAtgttaaatgtttaataaatgagTTCAATAACAAAAATTGAAGCTACCTCAATGGTTTAGACACTCAAATTTGAAGACCAACGTCATGAGTTCTAATCCCCTCTAGTACATTtttatttaaacaattttcaactaTTAGTCTTCTGCTTTTTTATTTATCAATCCACTTAATTAATTAACATTTTGATTTAATTTTGGTTAATGTTTACGGTTATAGTCTTATGGTCGTGAGTTCAAACCCCATGATTAACTTTATTTTTAGTTAATGATTTTGTAACGATTCATTTTCTAAAAACAATATTAACGCTTTATAAACTGAGATTACACGACATGTTATGCCTAAAAACGTCACTAATTTGAATCACATATTTATACATACGTTGGTGTATAAACATATTTTATCAAACTACACAACTTTTGGTTTATTATGTAACAATTATCGTCGTATTATGGTTTCTTAATATATAACTGATGAGCTTATATTATATTAAGtgggcccaattttttttttacccaaggcccaattttttttattgttctCGGAGACGACCCTGCCCTGTATTCTAGTGTGTTTTCTCAAATTACTGGAGTTGTGTGGTTCTGAAACTAAAAAATACATATGAAGTGATAAATTATGTTTGTTTAGACCCGGTGTGTTTTCTCGAATGTCATTTTCTTTCAACAAACGTACCAACTTTTAAATCTATTTGTAAGTGATCATCATATATAAATCACTATAATACGATAAATTCCGATGGTACAACAAAGTCGGCGGAGACTAATTAGACGTGCACTATCAATATTGTTTTTACCATCCGACAACCCCCAAAAAATTAATCACTGTTAGCAATTACATATTATTTAGATGAGACATAATCTATAGTCAATGGATAATGTTATTATAACGATTAGCTTATATAATATGTATCAATACTTTACActttatataataatatatataaccaAGTTTTGGCGATGTTAGGACACGTGTATAGCCTAACAAGTTAACATAGAACCTGCTCGCACGTTTAAAGGATTTCATTGAACATCCAATTATTTGAACTGTTCTTGTACTTCCAATACATATTAAAGAATTGTAACCAAGGTTGACTTACAAAATGTCAACCTTTGTAAGGGTCACTAAAGCCACCCATTTCCACAAAATATTGGCTAGtttttgtactataaatagatgtcACTTAATGTTGAAGTCAATACACACCAGTTAGCCACATTTCACAACACATTCAAAGATCAAGAAATCAAACAAAATGGCTTCTTTTTACTATCCATGGAGCTTTTGCTGCTTCTTTAGCATTGTCACACTCATTTTCTCCGGGTTCGTAAAGCCTAGTGTAGCTGTCTATCATGGCTACGTTCCGAGCCCATGGACCCTAGCCCACGCCACATTTTATGGCGATGAGTCTGCATCTGCAACTATGGGTGTGTAATACATGCATGTAACATAGTCTAATTATCATCTAATGGTTTATAATATGGTGTCTAAATAACAATATTTTTTAATCAATGTTTTAGGGGGTGCTTGTGGATATGGGAACTTGATTACTAACGGATACGGAACCAATACAGCTGCATTGAGCTCAACGCTCTTTAGCGATGGATACGCATGTGGTCAGTGTTACCAAATACGGTGTGTCCAGTCCAAATGGTGCTACAAAGGTTATACAACCGTTACTGCCACCAACCTTTGCCCACCTAACTGGTCTAAGGATTCAAACAACGGAGGATGGTGCAACCCTCCCCGAACCCATTTCGACATGGCTAAGCCCGCGTTCATGAAAATTGCTCAATGGAAAGCCGGCATTGTCCCAGTCATGTACCGCAGGTGCATTTCTATTACTTTAGTGAAATGGAAAATCACTAGCTTGGTCATTTTGACCGATGAGTCTGACAAAATAGCtttgaattttttttcttttacacaAAATCGTTTGGCTTATCTTCTTTTTAGTTAAGAAACTATTTCAGCCAACCAGAAGCTTCTACATAGCACACCGTGTTGTGTTGATGTAGCAGGTTTCTATCTAGCGCATGATAATGGATTTCTTGAGCCAACATTAAAATTTGTTGCGCAAAGATTGAAATCTGCTACGCCAAGGGACAATTATTGGTTGATTGGAGATTTTTAATCAAACTCATTTTTCAACAAGTTGGAACCTTTTCTTCAACATGTTAACTTAATACGAATTTGACTAACCGCTAGCTTTCTAACCAAATTATGGGTATTTTAGGGTTCCATGCAATGCCATCAGGAAAGGTGGGATCAGATTTTCTTTTCAAGGAAATGGGTATTGGTTGTTGGTGTATGTGATGAATGTTGGTGGTGCGGGTGACATCCGTAATATGTGGGTCAAAGGGACCAAGACCGGTTGGATCAGCATGAGCCATAACTGGGGTGCTTCTTACCAAGCTTTCGCAACTCTTAAGGGTCAAGCCCTATCCTTCAGGCTAACTTCATACACCACAAAACAGACTATTACGGCTTACAATGTCGCCCCGGCTAACTGGAACCTAGGGTTGACCTACCAAGCCAAAGTCAACTTCCATTAATTTGTCCATGTTTGCAAATTTGTTTTTGGTATATAGTTGATGATTTATTTATCATCACTTCAGTTTATACCCTATATTTTAAAAGGGTTTTGATCGAGTCATTTTTCTTAAGATGTAATAATTCTACTTCCAGTACTGGAAAAGTCAAAGTCATTTTGTTGTACTTACATCCATCCCATTGACCTTTGACCTATATATTGATAAGGGAAGTAAATGAACAGTAAcgaataaataaatattataaatgaatgaatagtatcgggtatcggtaccggtatcaaatttatcaaattaagtgtattttcggtatccgttcggcaccggtatttatcgagttttaccctcaaataccggtgtcgtacccATACCGACCGTATCAAGCCGTATTGTACCAGGtttattcggtaccggtacccacttttggggatttcggtaacggtattttaggtaccggttggtaccgaacTCATCAAATCCTatagcaacgcagcaatgcaagtaattgcacagtttagattacttttcatacacacaataagtaaattgtatttcgtttgaatgaagttttatatacacaacaatttgctttattttttgtctttttacgtaatgaatgaattgtagcatgcaaattaacttggatatttagattattgatgagcaaatcgtatcaaatcctgtaatcaaaccggtatcgtatcggtaccaaatttactataccaa
This genomic interval carries:
- the LOC110903306 gene encoding expansin-A7; amino-acid sequence: MASFYYPWSFCCFFSIVTLIFSGFVKPSVAVYHGYVPSPWTLAHATFYGDESASATMGGACGYGNLITNGYGTNTAALSSTLFSDGYACGQCYQIRCVQSKWCYKGYTTVTATNLCPPNWSKDSNNGGWCNPPRTHFDMAKPAFMKIAQWKAGIVPVMYRRVPCNAIRKGGIRFSFQGNGYWLLVYVMNVGGAGDIRNMWVKGTKTGWISMSHNWGASYQAFATLKGQALSFRLTSYTTKQTITAYNVAPANWNLGLTYQAKVNFH
- the LOC110903307 gene encoding uncharacterized protein LOC110903307, whose product is MLPSSGGILPPPNPSDSPMSSPSEHSIPRRISTRSSSANTSQKDHCVSPNPSNGPSITSKEIHKHAKHDKGRQMLANLSVNDIVKANSPLGVQDKGVVQVQNSESSLCFTPSKSPCLVNSAMNEVSTRGRAINPELGCLLLTLFSENVDARTIGEFLNLVDAYDDFTTLSVDSQGKCITPSTSER
- the LOC110903308 gene encoding uncharacterized protein LOC110903308, with the translated sequence MSASSTSALIRKPKVFKVDLDGNVYCHHDVVAVLRVAGLKSERHGEEFYGYSHWPRGDCKFFLWKEDVDKMFVERSYGTSTQVTFKDLKIKNLELHNMLLIEENRNLKAMRFDTKTKSKKPYVLTFVIAIAILLYLWN